One stretch of Meriones unguiculatus strain TT.TT164.6M chromosome 7, Bangor_MerUng_6.1, whole genome shotgun sequence DNA includes these proteins:
- the LOC110550659 gene encoding LOW QUALITY PROTEIN: elongin-C-like (The sequence of the model RefSeq protein was modified relative to this genomic sequence to represent the inferred CDS: inserted 2 bases in 1 codon; substituted 1 base at 1 genomic stop codon), whose translation MTLKYVKTLSQQDGSADIWIEEKAHGDCEGLTPRMSISPEGHEFSLKREHTLTSGTVKAKLGGPAQTAENEAGEVEHREILLRMPXKVCVHFXHKVHYANSCTETTKFRIALKIALELLTAANFLDC comes from the exons ATGACTTTAAAATATGTCAAAACactgagccagcaagatggctcagcag ACATATGGATAGAGGAGAAAGCCCACGGTGACTGTGAAGGCCTCACACCACGTATGTCAATTTCTCCTGAGGGTCATGAATTTAGTCTAAAAAGAGAACACACGCTAACATCAGGAACAGTCAAGGCCAAGCTAGGTGGGCCAGCTCAGACTGCTGAGAATGAAGCGGGTGAGGTCGAGCACAGAGAGATCCTTCTGCGCATGCCCTGAAAAGTATGCGTGCATTT CCACAAGGTCCACTACGCTAACAGCTGCACAGAGACTACCAAATTCCGAATTGCTCTTAAAATTGCTCTAGAACTGCTGACGGCTGCAAACTTCCTAGATTGTTAA